A segment of the Sulfurovum indicum genome:
ATGAAGATGATACTCTGCTTGATGCATTGGTCAAACGCTATGTTGAGTATACAATGTATTACTCTCTTATCGATTCGCTTGCAGCAGAACACTCTGCACGTATGCAAGCAATGGATGCAGCGACAAAAAATGCAAAAGAGATGGTCAAAACATTGACCGTTGCCTATAATAAAGCAAGACAAGAAGCGATTACGACTGAACTCATAGAGATCATCAGTGGTATGGAATCAATGAAATAATTAGAGGAGAAGTAATGACAGGTAAAATAGTTCAGGTTTTGGGTCCGGTAGTAGATGTAGATTTTACAGACTACCTTCCTGAAATTAACGAAGCATTGGAAACTACACTTGTTGTAGATGGTAAAGAACAGAGATTGGTACTGGAAGTTGCAGCACAGCTTGGTGACAAAAGAGTAAGAACCATTGCTATGGATATGAGTGAAGGCCTTGTAAGAGGTCAGGAAGTAAAAGCAACTGGTGCTCCGATCAAAGTTCCTGTAGGTGAAGAGGTACTTGGACGTATTTTTAACGTGATCGGTGAACCGATCGATGACAACGGACCGTGTGATGCAAAAGAGCACTGGTCAATCCACAGAGATCCTCCTCCGTTTGAAGAACAGAGTACAAAAACCGAAGTCTTTGAAACTGGTATCAAGGTTGTAGACCTTCTTGCTCCATATGCCAAAGGTGGTAAAGTAGGACTCTTCGGAGGGGCTGGAGTTGGTAAAACAGTTATTATCATGGAGCTTATCAACAACGTTGCAATGAAACACAGCGGTTACTCTGTATTTGCGGGTGTTGGTGAAAGAACACGTGAAGGTAACGACCTTTACTTCGAAATGAAAGAATCGAACGTTCTTGACAAAGTTGCTCTGTGCTACGGTCAGATGAATGAACCTCCGGGAGCAAGAAACAGAATCGCTCTTACAGGTCTTACTATGGCTGAATACTTCCGTGATGAGATGGGACTTGATGTTCTTATGTTTATCGATAACATCTTCCGTTTTGCGCAGTCTGGTTCAGAGATGTCTGCACTTCTTGGACGTATTCCTTCAGCAGTTGGTTATCAGCCGACACTTAGCCGTGAGATGGGTGCACTCCAAGAGCGTATTACATCGACTACCAAAGGTTCTATTACTTCCGTTCAGGCTGTTTATGTACCGGCGGACGACTTGACCGATCCTGCACCGGCATCTGTATTTGCCCACTTGGATGCAACGACTGTACTTAACAGGTCTATTGCTGAAAAAGGTATTTACCCTGCGGTCGATCCATTGGATTCAACTTCAAGAATGCTTGATCCTCAGATCATTGGTGATGAGCACTATGAAGTTGCACGTGGTGTCCAGCAGACACTTCAGAAGTATAAAGATCTTCAGGATATTATTGCAATCCTTGGTATGGATGAACTTTCCGAAGATGACAAACTTGTGGTTGAAAGAGCTAGAAAGATCGAAAAATTCCTTTCTCAGCCGTTCCATGTTGCAGAAGTATTTACGGGGTCACCAGGTGTATATGTTACATTGGAAGATACCATTGAAGGATTCAAAGGTCTTCTTGAAGGTAAATATGATGATATGAATGAAGCAGCATTCTATATGGTAGGAAATATGGCTGAGGCTATTGCGAAAAACGATAAGATCAATTCTAAATAGGACGCTTCAAAAGCAAAGCTCATAAAGTTACATTGGAACCGAGTCGACCTAAGAGGTCGGCTTGGGAAGCCAGCTATGTTTCAGTAGAGCTTTTACTATTTGGTTTACTAAAGGAAAACTATGGAACTAATGAAGCTTGAAATCGTCACACCAAACGGTGTGATATTCGATAACGATGTTCGTCAGGTAACACTTCCGGGGTCTGAAGGAGAGTTTGGAGTACTTCCTAAACATGCTACCTTGGTCTCACTGCTTGATACCGGTGTAATCGATATCGTAAAAGCTGATGGCAAGGAAGTAGCGGTTGCCATCAACTCCGGTTATGTCAAAGTTGACGAAGAGAAGACAACCTGTATCGTAGACGGTGCTGTTGCACTCTCCGGAGAAGATACAGACCTTGCCAAAGCACTCAATGAGGCAAAAGAACTTCTCAAAAAGGCTGAGTCATCCAACACGGTTATCGCAGCAGCGGTAAGTAAAGTAGAACAGATCGGAAAGTCTCTTTAAGTTGGGTTCTCTTCTAGATTATTTCATCAACAGCAGTGCGATCACCATTTTCGTACTGCTGGTGCTTTCACTCTATTTTATAGCTACCTTCTGGATATTCCTTGACCGCTACTATATTATCTCTGCCCGTATCAATTCGGAAGCGCGTTCTCTTAAGTCACTCTATACAGGTCAGTCAAAATCAGTGGCCGACAACTCACTTATTTTTACTTATCTATCACGTGTCAATAAACCAAATAAAGCCATTCTTAATGCTGCTGCTTCAGATGCCATTCGTGTCTCAACCAAAGGCTTGACCTGGCTTTCTATCATTGCATCAACCTCTCCCTTTATCGGTCTTTTTGGAACCGTTATCGGTATTTTGGAAACTTTCTCCAAACTTGGAGCAGAGTCTTCGGCTTCGCTCACAGTAGTTGCGCCAGCTATTTCTGAAGCACTCATTGCAACTGCAGCGGGGATTGCAGTTGCGATCTTTGCCTACAGTTTTCATCTTATTCTGAAACGTAAAGCCTATGAGCTCTCTTCTCTTCTTGCTTCCCAGTCAGAAGTGATACTCTCTCAAACAACAGAGGAGTAGACCATGTTTTCATGGGATGACAATCCGGATTTGAATATCACTCCGCTGGTGGATGTCATGCTGGTACTGATGGCTATATTGATGATCACTGCACCTACCATCACTTTCCAGGAACAGATCGATCTTCCGCAAGGTTCCAAAACTGTTAAAGTCACAAAGCCAAAAACGCTTACTATACGTATGGATAAAAACCAGAAGATATATATGGGTAAAGAGAAGTACACTCTCGCAACGTTCGCAGACGATTTTGTCAACAAGTCTGTTGATTACGACAAGAATACTGAAGTCTATATCCGTGCTGATGAGCGCTTGAAGTACAAAGATGTGATGTATCTGCTTAAAAGTGTTAAAGCTGCCGGTTTTGAAAAGGTCTCTCTTATTACGCTATGAAGCACAGAATACTGAGGATAGTCTGGGGAGTAGCATCGGTGGGTATCTACTTCTCAGTGGTAAGCTTGCTTATTTTTTATTTTAATCAGAGGGAGGTACGGGAGAAGAGGCATTATGTCAAAAAAAACGAGCATCGAATACAAGTAGCGCTTTCATCACCGAAAAAGAGGGTTGTCAGTAAACAAAAGAAACAAACCAAATCCAAAACAGTTCAGAGGCAAAGAAAGAGCACAAAACAAAAAAAGCATACACAGAAAAAAGTGATCAAAGAGAAGGTTGTCAAAAAGGTTGTAAAGAAAAAAGAGCAGAACCTTAGCAGACCCAAAAAGAGGCCCAAAGATCTTTTTGCCAATATTAAAACAGAAAAAAGAAAACCGCTTATCCAGGTTAGCAGCAAGCCAGTTTCAAGTAAACCCAAAAAGCAGTTGTTCGAAATAAGGGAAAAACGCCCAAGTGCGAGTATGCATATCAGTGATTCACTGAAGGTGCAAAAAGAGATGGACAGCGGTGTGGAAGATGCCTATCTTGCAAAGGTGCAGGAGATGCTTGAAGGGTGGCCGGCACAAAGTGATTTTGCCGGTGAGAAGGTTAAAGTACATCTTAAAATAAGACCAAGCGGCTATTTTGAATTTGTCATCAAACGAAAGTCGAACAATCCTGCTTTTAACGAGGCATTGAGTGACTATCTGAAACAGCTGCAGGAGTTTGGCTTCGGTCCTCATAAAGGAAAACGTACTTATCTGTTCGAAGCAGAATTTATTGCAAAAGATTGAGTTGTTTCCCTGCTTTACCATTATTAGTCTGCTGTTTGGTTCTGGCTCTGATGATCATAGAAGTCAAACGTTTCTTAAGTTTTATAGTATAAAATAACAAAATATGATATATTTTGTCATATTTTCTGCAATAAAGCCAAACCTGTTGCGAGGCAGGGACGGAAAGCCATGGGTCTTCCCAAGATCGCCAGGCCGCTCAGAAATCACACATATTTTACAGTTATGCAGCTTAAAAGGCTTCCAGTGTCTTTTTGGAATGCGGGGTGTTCAAGTATGTATCAGGTAGTAAAACTGACTATACATAAAAGGAGAGAAAATGAAAAAGGGAGTATTGTCTTTAGTGTCGATTCTGGCACTGAATGGAGTTGTGTATGCAGGAGGTAATATTGTACTTTCAGAACCAGCAGTGGAAGTACCGGCAGAGGTTTTGACAGGGTTCTATGTAGGTGTAGGCCTTGGACAGGCTGATGTCGATAACGATACCTCAAGGGAGAACTGGGACAGCAGTACACTCCTGTTCCAGGCAGGTTATCAGTTTAACCCGTATGTAGCTGTTGAAGGACGTTACAGTTTTGGTTTTAATATGGATTATGATAAAGGCGTTACACTGGGGACATATAATGGCATACCCCTGGATAATGATTTCTCAAGCTGGGGATTGTATCTAAAACCGATATATCCGATAGGCAATTTCAATCTTTATGCATTGTTAGGATACGGAGGTCTTCAGCTGAGTGATATCAGAGGCGGGGATGCCTATGAGGATGGTCTCCAGTGGGGACTGGGTACAAGCTATAGCGTAACAGAACGTATCTCTGTGTTTATGGACTATGTCTCTTTGTATGATGATACAGGATTTGACTATGTAGGTACATTGGACAGCTGGAATGCCGATACATGGACGATCGGTATCTCGTATAAGTTTTAAAAGGAGTTGGAGATGAGAAGAGTATATAGAAAGATAGCATTGATCGCACTATCGGGTATGGCAATGACAGCCTTAAGTGGATGTTTGGGAACAGGGGGAAGCACTTCGGAGAGTGGAGCAGGAGATGCATTCGGGTCTGCTTATGTGCCGGCTTATCCGACTGAAGCTGATAGCTTTGAAGGAGCAACAGGTGACAACAACATGTCAACTGCATCAACGATAACTGTCGGTGAGCCGTTACAGGGGCGCAGTATTTTCCCTCAAGGTGACTATGACTGGGTCAAGGTAGAGTTGGAGGCAGGAGTTGTGTATGATTTGTTTACAACAAACCTGAATGAAACTGGTGATACATATCTTTATCTGTATGATGATAGTGGAAATGAACTGGATAGTGATGATGATCATATAGACTATGATAGTTTTATAGAGTTTAATGCAACATATACAGGAACTTTTTATTTGAAGGTGCGCTCTTACAGTGTTGAAGAGGCCACTTCATATGAGTTAGGGGTTCGTGTACATATAGATGAAGATAATGACGGATACTCTGAACCATTTGACTGCAATGATAATAATGATACTATTTATCCCTTTGCAACTGAGATAGCAGGTGACGGTATTGACCAGGACTGTTCCGGTGTAGATGCAATTGCAAATGGTACACCAGATAATTATGAAGAAGATGATGACTTCAATAGTGCAAAGCCAATGCCGGAAACACAGGGTTCCTATGAGGAAGTACAGCACCGTAATGATATATTCAGTCAAATGAGGACACTGCATAATACGTCAGATACAGATTTTTACACAGTGACTATTCCTGCATATTCAGCAGCATATGTAATTGAATATGCTGGATATATGAGTGGAAACACCTTGAATAGTTATGAGTGGTATGTATATGATGAGAACCACACAGAGATTAATAATGGTACACCAGGGGTATATGAATTAGTTAGAAATGACAGTAGTAGTGAAAAAACCTATTATATTGAAGTACGGTCAAATGGATCTGATATCGGGTGGTATGCTCCTGCTCTGGTACATATTGGAGAAGACAGAGACAGAGATGGTTACTATACAATGGATTGGTATGGAGACTGTAATGATGCAAATGCTTCCATTTATCCTGATGCCAATGATGATAATGATACCGATGGTATAGATATGAACTGTGACGGTGTTGATGGTTATAATAGCAGTTATTAATCTTAAAGGTAGAGGTTGAAATATAAAGCTGTCGTAGTAATCTTGGTTATAGGGGTTGGCGTAGTACTGTACGGTTTGCTGAAGCCAACTTCTCAGGTGGAGAAAAAAGGTAGATATATTCCACAAAATATAATGCATGCTGTTTGGCCGACCAATAAAGCGAAGAGTGACATATCGCCGAAAGGGTCCCATGATAGTTACTCTCAAGCACATCAAAGTGATCCAAAAGAAGTGAAGGGCTCATCTTTAGTAGGGTCAGCAGCAGAACATGTTGAACGAGAAGCACTTTTTGCAACACGAAGAGAGAAGATAGAGGCTCGTAAACAGTATCAAAAAGAGCGTTATGAGTGGAGAAGAAGACTGAATAAAGTGTTACAGCAGGCAAAAAAAGATGGTGATTACTCAAAATACAATATGATCAAGGAGATGGAACCTGACAAGGAATTATTTTTAAAGTAAAGATTATTTATTAAGACCGTTCAGGGTTTGGTCCTAATTGATAGTTGCGCAAATGATATTGCAATTCAGGAGCTTTATCAAAACTTTCTTCAAATGAGATAGAGAGCTGTGAGATGGTGAAGCTCCAGTTCTGTATCGGTATAGTCTTTCGTGTTGATCTGCCGGAATATGGTACGTTTTGCATAGCTGCAAGACGGTCTTTTTATCCTGTCTGTTCTATTTACACATCAATTACATAAATATATACTATTGTGGAAGAAGGTATTAAAGTGTAGTCCGTGTTAAAAAAGGACAGCGATGAGGAGTCTTTATGCAAAAAATAGCTATTGTGGGAGC
Coding sequences within it:
- the atpC gene encoding ATP synthase F1 subunit epsilon, yielding MELMKLEIVTPNGVIFDNDVRQVTLPGSEGEFGVLPKHATLVSLLDTGVIDIVKADGKEVAVAINSGYVKVDEEKTTCIVDGAVALSGEDTDLAKALNEAKELLKKAESSNTVIAAAVSKVEQIGKSL
- the atpD gene encoding F0F1 ATP synthase subunit beta gives rise to the protein MTGKIVQVLGPVVDVDFTDYLPEINEALETTLVVDGKEQRLVLEVAAQLGDKRVRTIAMDMSEGLVRGQEVKATGAPIKVPVGEEVLGRIFNVIGEPIDDNGPCDAKEHWSIHRDPPPFEEQSTKTEVFETGIKVVDLLAPYAKGGKVGLFGGAGVGKTVIIMELINNVAMKHSGYSVFAGVGERTREGNDLYFEMKESNVLDKVALCYGQMNEPPGARNRIALTGLTMAEYFRDEMGLDVLMFIDNIFRFAQSGSEMSALLGRIPSAVGYQPTLSREMGALQERITSTTKGSITSVQAVYVPADDLTDPAPASVFAHLDATTVLNRSIAEKGIYPAVDPLDSTSRMLDPQIIGDEHYEVARGVQQTLQKYKDLQDIIAILGMDELSEDDKLVVERARKIEKFLSQPFHVAEVFTGSPGVYVTLEDTIEGFKGLLEGKYDDMNEAAFYMVGNMAEAIAKNDKINSK
- a CDS encoding MopE-related protein — protein: MRRVYRKIALIALSGMAMTALSGCLGTGGSTSESGAGDAFGSAYVPAYPTEADSFEGATGDNNMSTASTITVGEPLQGRSIFPQGDYDWVKVELEAGVVYDLFTTNLNETGDTYLYLYDDSGNELDSDDDHIDYDSFIEFNATYTGTFYLKVRSYSVEEATSYELGVRVHIDEDNDGYSEPFDCNDNNDTIYPFATEIAGDGIDQDCSGVDAIANGTPDNYEEDDDFNSAKPMPETQGSYEEVQHRNDIFSQMRTLHNTSDTDFYTVTIPAYSAAYVIEYAGYMSGNTLNSYEWYVYDENHTEINNGTPGVYELVRNDSSSEKTYYIEVRSNGSDIGWYAPALVHIGEDRDRDGYYTMDWYGDCNDANASIYPDANDDNDTDGIDMNCDGVDGYNSSY
- a CDS encoding TonB C-terminal domain-containing protein, with translation MKHRILRIVWGVASVGIYFSVVSLLIFYFNQREVREKRHYVKKNEHRIQVALSSPKKRVVSKQKKQTKSKTVQRQRKSTKQKKHTQKKVIKEKVVKKVVKKKEQNLSRPKKRPKDLFANIKTEKRKPLIQVSSKPVSSKPKKQLFEIREKRPSASMHISDSLKVQKEMDSGVEDAYLAKVQEMLEGWPAQSDFAGEKVKVHLKIRPSGYFEFVIKRKSNNPAFNEALSDYLKQLQEFGFGPHKGKRTYLFEAEFIAKD
- a CDS encoding biopolymer transporter ExbD, which produces MFSWDDNPDLNITPLVDVMLVLMAILMITAPTITFQEQIDLPQGSKTVKVTKPKTLTIRMDKNQKIYMGKEKYTLATFADDFVNKSVDYDKNTEVYIRADERLKYKDVMYLLKSVKAAGFEKVSLITL
- a CDS encoding MotA/TolQ/ExbB proton channel family protein encodes the protein MGSLLDYFINSSAITIFVLLVLSLYFIATFWIFLDRYYIISARINSEARSLKSLYTGQSKSVADNSLIFTYLSRVNKPNKAILNAAASDAIRVSTKGLTWLSIIASTSPFIGLFGTVIGILETFSKLGAESSASLTVVAPAISEALIATAAGIAVAIFAYSFHLILKRKAYELSSLLASQSEVILSQTTEE
- a CDS encoding porin family protein, producing MKKGVLSLVSILALNGVVYAGGNIVLSEPAVEVPAEVLTGFYVGVGLGQADVDNDTSRENWDSSTLLFQAGYQFNPYVAVEGRYSFGFNMDYDKGVTLGTYNGIPLDNDFSSWGLYLKPIYPIGNFNLYALLGYGGLQLSDIRGGDAYEDGLQWGLGTSYSVTERISVFMDYVSLYDDTGFDYVGTLDSWNADTWTIGISYKF